Genomic segment of Arachis hypogaea cultivar Tifrunner chromosome 11, arahy.Tifrunner.gnm2.J5K5, whole genome shotgun sequence:
GGCTGTTAATTTAGCATGGTGATagctataatataattatttaactttattttttttacgtttttatattaattaatatcctTATAAATAACATAATATTGCCAAAATTATGAACAATATAACTTCATATATTTTATAACTCTTTAAATTAaccaatataataaaaattaacagaaaattaggatatcaattaaattttttttttaatattcctaAGATTATATGTTAAAGTTAATCATGATAGCattgattaaatttgattttcataacaaataataataataatataaaataaatatctttcttttggataaaattattagaaataataaaaataaataaaaaatatattttttttaaagaagactaataaaattaaatatttacaaataatataatagataaaaGATAATTGTTTAAAAATAGATGATATAGAGTATTAATTCCTTTTTTATTCGTAATTGATTCCCAAACTTAAATTCTGATATGACAGACCTTTTTTGTTTTTAGTATCTAATtagcattttatttttataaaaaaattaattggtaGTGACTTCAAATTTTATAGCACAATCTCTTACAAAAATAACGAATATTATTTTCATCCTACGATCGTCTACAGATTATACCATCTCGGACAAAAACGTTGCAACAATATGtcaatttttgaataaaatataaagatcacACAGTCACATAATTCTAATTTCATTTTAATCGGAGATGGAATATATGACAATCCAACACTTACTATAGTTAAAGGCCTTTCTTTCATCTATGTAATTTTTGTCGTGTATTAAACGATATTAATTGACAAATaacttttcgaaaaattaaaaattctataaaaataaccaactattgtatatatattctaaaaaatattatcgaaattatattttgatacggtttatcataaaattattaaagaatatataagataattttattcttaaattttaataatattacgtcaagtaatcttattttattattgtaaattaataaaattcttttaaaaatttaaaaaattcaatagatcaaattttgtttcatttttttggGTGCACCTTCTAAATGATTATCCAAATATTTCTACATTTATGTCAAATAAATAAGTCATTTGCTCAATATAAAAGTGAGTtttcactaataattaaaaaagtgatttttttttagacatttttatcttatttttaaataatttatggaCTTTAGTTGTGTTTATATCTTTTGAGATTATTTTTGTTAGCGGTCTAAATTTTCGGATATCATTTTAATACTTTATCCTTTTAAATAataattctttgaatttttttaattttcgtggTATTTTCTGATTTAGCAGATCAAGGATTAATTCGCACGAATTGAAGCTCTATTTAAGGGTTTATCGCTGATCAATAAATTACTGTATGTacaaagtgaaattcaaatttctgACACTTCTTTAAACAGACTAGTGAACTAACTATTAGGTTAACTCAAGTTAGTTATAATTGTTTGAATACTAATGGTTGATTTCGAAGTAAAACTAAAGATTTATTCACTTCTAAAAAGTACTAGTAGTTGTGATGCGCGGATACTGATACAGACACAGGACACGATACGATATGAAACACGCGGacacacaaatttaaaatttttataagatacggggacataatatatataaaatatatattatttttttaaataaattataatgatattttagtattttattaatattaaatataaattaattttttatttatttttaatattttcttaattatataaaatatttaaaatattttttgttttcataatTAACAATATATACTATTTATAAACTCATgtcaagaatacatgttaagaataaggttTGGCATGATAACATGTGATGATATTTAGgtttgtccaaaaaaaattttattttaattaaaatacggTTGAATATAAAAAACACACATATTTGACAAGTATTGATAAATAACGTATCCGAAATGTGTTCGACATACGGACACAATAAATAAGGAAAGTGTCCGTGCTAGTAGTCAAGTTTAGTAATATACTAAATTAAATGTTTCACTGAATAATTCCGGAAAGTTAaaagtgtttttaattttattttaaaaatttaatgcaacatatattttaattttcaaggATTTAAGAGGTTGACTTATTTATTCATCCAATTAAAAGTTGTTAAATAATATAAGACAGTAAACAATTATTGCTATTTCTATTTTCATCGAAAATTATGCAATGATTGCTATTtccatatttataaaaaattgtttagtttgatttatcaaatataagtgaaacaatttttgtaaaaatatcttttaaaaattaattttaataaattattttcaaaaaataagaattttaccGAATCAAATCTATATATTTactaatttcatgattttttttgtttgattttattaataatagcatttaatatttcaatttaaaaaaataatttacatataTTATTTTCCTTCACAAATTTATTCTATCATTTTTATTATGATGAATAAGATCTATTTTATTCGAGTTCTAACTCATCTAAAATAAAAAGACGTGTGTTCCTTTGATATGTGACAATCATTTTTTAATGCAATCACACTATATTTATCACTAAATCAAATTtgagttcaattaagaagttaattttttaagttacaatttttttaaattatttttattctaaattttctaaaaaactaaaaattaaaaaattattttacaataaaaaattaattaatattaactaaagttaattttcatatatttattCATCAAATTTATATTGTGTTGACTTATTTATTTGTTCTAGAATATTCTACTAGACaaatatttatgtaaattatATTATAAGTTTGTTTGtgtgagttttaaattttttttttatttttttaaaagatcttttaaaaaaataaaagttattttatatttggatatcttataaaaagatctttttatctattaaGTATGTTTAGATACAATAatgtaaaagtatttttaatttatttattatgcaaaaatatatttttttaaacaatttttttttttaaaaaaggtatCAATTGTAACTcctaaaaaagaatttttttattttttagtatttttatttttactactaaaaatttatgAAACacgcgaaaaaataaaaaaaaatatgaatttttttaattaatttaacgaGACCCAATCAAGCACTATATATAACATGTTCTCCTTCTTACTTGAATCTCATATATGTATATGAAATATCGATAATTTTCTCATAGTTTTGATTCTCTTGTGCACTAAAAAAAATGGCCAAAGACAAGAGAATAAACGTTCTAATGGTCTCACTACCCTTTCAAGGTCACATTAATCCCTTCTTAAAATTAGCCAAACGTCTTATTTCAAAGGGTGTTCATGTTACCATTGCAACCACAGAAAATGCACGCCATCGTTTGCTTAAAATGCCAAATTCTCAGAGCTCAGAGATTAATCTTGAGTTCTTTTCTGATGGCCTTAGCTTTGATTTTGATCGTAGTGATCAAAATTCACTAATAAATTCTCTTTATACTAAAGGGTCTAAAAATTTGTCTACTCTCATCACCAACCTCACCAAAGTTGAAGAATTTTCTTGCATGATTGTTAACCCTTTTGTTCCTTGGGCTATAGATGTTGCCAATGAACATGGCATACCCTGTGCAATGCTTTGGATCCAAGCTTCTGCAGTGTTCTCTATTTATTACCGATATTTCAAGAACACTGATGATGATTTTCACAATTTGGAGGATCCAAATGAGAAGGTGCAATTACCTGGGCTTCCAACATTTAAGGTTAGAGATCTTCCAACTCTTATGCTTCCTTCAAGTCCTGATCATTTTAAAAGATTACTCATGCATTTGTACCAATCACTTGATAAAGTGAAATGGGTTTTTGGCACATCGTTTTATGAAGCTGAGGAAGAGATAGTGAAATCCATGGTTTCACTTACCCCTATTTACCCCATTGGACCACTAGTATCTCCATTTTTGTTAGGAGAGACAGAAACCAATGGCTTTAGTGTGGACTTGTGGAATGCTGAATATTCTTGCATAGAGTGGCTTGATAATAAACCAAATTCCTCAGTGATTTATGTGTCGTTTGGGAGTTTGATTGTGCTGTCCAATAAGAACATTGAAAACATAGCTACTGCTTTGAAGAACAGCAACAAAGCATTCTTGTGGGTGCTGAACCCTGGGGCAGATGGTGCTGATGAATTAGCTTTTGAAATTCTGAAAGAGACAAAAGGGAGAGGTTTGGTTGTGAAATGGTGCCCACAAGAGAGGGTTCTCATGCACCCTTCTGTGGCATGCTTTGTTAGTCATTGTGGGTGGAATTCAACGTTGGAGACACTCGTGGCCGGCGTGCCGGTCATCGCTTGTCCCGAATGGACTGATCAGCCAACAAATGCAGTGCTTATATCAAATGTGTTCAAGACTGGAGTGAATGCTAAGTCTGAGGAAGATGGAGTTATCAATGCACAAGAGCTTCAAAGGTGCATTTGGGAGGTCATGGACGGGCCAAATGCTCAAGAGATTAAAAACAGAGCAATGGAGATGAAGGATTTAGCAAGAAAAGCGTTACAAAATGGAGGTTCTTCTGACAAGCACATCAACCAATTCATCCATGATATCATCATTCACAACTTACACCCTTAAAATAGTATCAATGTTTGgcctaaataaataattattgtttCTTTAATCAATTGATTAAGATCTTTTTAAATGCAAAACTCTTTTTTCAGCGtggaataaaaaaagaaattgacaTATAGGAGAGACCCATTACATTATGTGTAATGACACATTTCTAAGTCAAATTAATGAAATTTTTAGTAGAGATATATTATTGAAATTGTATCCAAAAGTTTATGTTCGTGACAAAAATAATCTTAAATGATATCAATGACAAATacttttcgaaaaattttgaaatccgaTAAAAATAAGTAACTATTgaatatatattctcaaaaaatgttatcaaaattatattttgatacggtttattacaaaaattattagaaaataagatatttttattgttaaaatttgataatattacatcaaataatcttattttattattgtgaactaataaaattatgttaaaaataaaaaattctatagatcaaattttgtttcctttttttttttttttgcaccttCCAAATGATTATCAAAATATTTCTACATTCATATCAAATAGACAAGTTGATTGCTAAATATAAAAGTGagtttttactaataattaaaaaaagtgatattttaaaaattttttgtcatgtttttaaataatttatggactttatttgtCGTTTATAACTTTTGAGATTATTTTT
This window contains:
- the LOC112720532 gene encoding UDP-glycosyltransferase 84B2-like; its protein translation is MAKDKRINVLMVSLPFQGHINPFLKLAKRLISKGVHVTIATTENARHRLLKMPNSQSSEINLEFFSDGLSFDFDRSDQNSLINSLYTKGSKNLSTLITNLTKVEEFSCMIVNPFVPWAIDVANEHGIPCAMLWIQASAVFSIYYRYFKNTDDDFHNLEDPNEKVQLPGLPTFKVRDLPTLMLPSSPDHFKRLLMHLYQSLDKVKWVFGTSFYEAEEEIVKSMVSLTPIYPIGPLVSPFLLGETETNGFSVDLWNAEYSCIEWLDNKPNSSVIYVSFGSLIVLSNKNIENIATALKNSNKAFLWVLNPGADGADELAFEILKETKGRGLVVKWCPQERVLMHPSVACFVSHCGWNSTLETLVAGVPVIACPEWTDQPTNAVLISNVFKTGVNAKSEEDGVINAQELQRCIWEVMDGPNAQEIKNRAMEMKDLARKALQNGGSSDKHINQFIHDIIIHNLHP